ataatccactcgcaccacacgtgcccatatgccacaatactgccaaaatcaacaataccaatgtcaccacaacacatagcccaGGATTCAACCATAATgtatacaagaatctcaatagcaacaaaatgaatgagaaataACTCAGCAAAGAAAGATATTCcaataatcaacaacttcaaTCCCAAAATGTGTTAGTAGCTTTGAACAGCCACAACTTCAATAAACTCAAcaatgaaggtatttccatgaaatggcaacCTCGAATTTCTAATGCATAACATAAGCTCAACAATAAAAAAGATAGCATGAAATAGCAACTAcgactaaatgcatgagaataactcaacaatagaaaGGACAACATGTAATAACATCTACTAATAATTGCATATAAGAGTAACCTCGACAATGGAAAatagaacatgtaataacaaTTTTAATCAAATCATGTGagaataaacttgacaacgaaagataaagcaaatgataacaaCTTTGATTAAATGCTTATAAGttacctaagagtctaaaccggtcaattttcacatataagctagTGTACattctcgtcacctcatgtatacGTCTTTCATATAATTCAAATAGTCCAATCAAACCCAACcctaaggggtaatttttcccacataaagttaggcaagatacttacctcaactaggctaaatcaacacttaaaatatcttttcccttaaaatttacctccgcacggctcaaatctaaccaaaaactacttaatatcatcaaacaatgcaagagaaactaaTTTCTattaataaagctaagatctttacataatttcccaaaagtcaaccccgggctcatccggtcaaaacccgagtccaaggATAAATCTCAACTACCCAtaatcccacgagtccatatatatatattttgttttcagatctgagtccaattcgactctcaaatctcaatgttttatttttcaaaaaatagacaaacttccacaaattttcttttagaaattcatGAATTTGGtgttaaatctcataaataatcatgtaatataattgaaagttgatcaaaatcacttatcCAATAGTTATAGGTAAAAATCCCTCctcaaaatcgcctcctaccaagtctagagttacaaaatatgaaaatgagactaagtcccatttttccAGCCCTTATGTTCAGGTGCAGAAGTCTCAATTGAGAACCCAGGAAAATGCGAAAAATGACTCGCAAATGCGGCACTTGACAACCTAGgaaaatatcgcaaatgcgacacaaacTTCGTATTTGCGACCAAATAGTCAAAAATATAACCTTACCCAGCCCAAGCCTAACTTCACAAATGCGATcaaggtgtcgcaaatgcgatgcatgAGATGCCCCACTATGATCACAAATGCGAtgttggtgctcgcaattgcgataactggagCACCAGCAACCTGGAATGAGTTCAAACCAATAtgaaacacgtctgaaactcacccgagccctcgaggctctacACCCAATatctacacaagtctaaaaatattatacgaactcgctcgtgctattaaaaaaccaaaataacatcttGAACCACGAATTAGACATCAAAACATatgaaattcaaaaggaaactcaagaacctctagaatcacaaccaagcgtctgaatcctatcaaaccaactccgtatTACACCAAATTTGTAGATAAGTTCCAAATATaaaaatggacctattccaagtcccaaaactaaattttcaacccgatagccataaagtcaacctacggtcaaacctaaggaaatttctaaacctcaaatttccaactttcggcaaaataagttaaatcaacctaggaacctccgaatttaattccgggcatatgtccaagtccaaaataacgatacgaacctatcggagctatcaaaatatcattccggggttgttttcacaaaagtcaaacctaggttaatattttcaacttaaacttttaaaccaagaaccaaagggtccaaatcattcCAAGACTTCTCCAAAATTAAACTAAGCATCCCCGAAAGTTATAAATCCACAACTACACATACAGAAGCTTCAAAAGAGGAAACGggactcaaatacacaaaatggtcggtcgagtcgttacaggaGTAAATGTATTAGTATTACATATCAATCATACATGTAATTAACTAAGCCGATAACTGGTTAATACAACTATCGTTATATATCAATGTCAATTATTATGAAAtaatatcaaggcaatatatGCAATTTGATGACTAATTACCTATTATAATCGTTCAAAATATCACTTAGTATCAATACATGGTGATAATATAGCCCAATATTTATTATACAACACTCATCTACTTAAGGTATTAATTATTGACACCACTTTATTATGCAACGCTTTTATACTTAAAGGTCTTACTTGTTGAGTTAATACATGTTGTAGAATGACCAAGTCTTAATGGTATAAAATACACTGTCAATTCTAGTAACTTTAAATGTTTAATGATGATTAATAAGATCtggaaaacaaaaatcaaaaaagttAAGGTCGAACAAAGTGTAACTATTATTTTAGTGAATTCTCGACCATACATTTATTCTCGACCACAATAAGAGTGGTGGACGCAGCCTAAATTTGACACTCGATGtaacgaccccaatttccctccgtaggatgtcgtgacggcacctagtctctaagactaggtaagtctcaCAAGAATGCGAAATAACTGAAATATTAAGCTAAACCCAAAAACGTCAACATCTGTAATAAATAAAATGACAACTCAAGTataaacaactcccaaaacctggtagataTAAGTCAAAAGCTCGAAAGAGAATTACTAAATATCcttatacatcagagtctaatgaggataaggaaataacataataaagacagagggggactctgaggtctagggacgctggcagatgtaccttgaagtctccgcgtacAGACTCGCTCACTAGTACTGGATCTGATAGGCagtacctgaatctacacaaaaagaagtacataagtgtagtatgagtacaccataacagtacctagtaagtgccaagcctaacctcggtagagtagtgacgaggtcaggtcagggccctactggaaataataggaaacaaggcagaaggtataataatataatgaaatgattGAGAAGTGAACAATGAGAATTTAAAGAAGGTAATAACACGAAATCAAAGAAAGacaaatacaacatgaaaggaaagcacaaatcttacaagttaaggaacaacaacaacaacacatcAAATAGAGGAAATCAACAGGCGCACTCCccaggtaccgcctcatagtcccaaaaataaatatctcacaatttttccttatatcaccgcgaaagcctttatattttgttttgaaaattatttttccgaaatagcatcccgtgttttagtcaaccttatcacactgcatgacttctagtagttctcctgctagccatgcgtatcaagcccaccttatcttacTGCATGTGTTTCAACatccagaccttataccaccgcatgcgtatcaataatcacaacggcacggcagaaaccttgtgcaaacaataaaaccgcacggcagaaacctcgtgcaacaaccaaacaatcatcTCAACAATAATCATGGAAACCAAAATATAACAACTGAAACAACGATATTTTAAggataacaatttcaagtaaggaATCCCACAGTTAAATAAAGAATATGGAATCAAGAAAGCAGGTAATTCGACTAAGCATGAtgtacaagttgcaaataagagatGAGATAAGTAGACAGGTAAaataggctaaacatgatgactatacaAGCTAAAATAATCTAGTTAAAGCataaaaaggaaactacttaAATAAAACcggaatttcaatatttttaacccgtgtacgcactcgtcacctcgcgtacacagccctgacatatcacaaattgtcacaacaataccaaatcctaaggagatttcccccacataaggttagacaagtcacttaccttaaacctcgctcaatcaatcaataagaaggcaTTTCCCTTGATTTTCtaactccgatcggctcgaatctagccaaaacaattacatactataaatataactattagaaactaatttaaataatggaATTATGACTTtaacaaagaattgaaaaatcgctccAAAAGGCTGACCTGGACccatatctcggaacccgaccaaaattataaaaaccgaatacccattcgatatcgagtccaaccatacaagaattattcaaatccaATCTCATTTagcctttcaaaactcaagaattcggTCTAAGAACTTTTACACATTTTTCCCCATTTTTCAACTCAAATCCTTAATCAAATGAAGAAATCGAAGATAGAATAGTGAAATTTaatcaaaaacgagttaggaactCTTAACCCAATAATTTCTCTGAAAATACCTCaaaatatcgcctcaatccgagctctctaggtcccaaaatgaattatgaaatcaaaccctcgaaaatcCACTTTTCTGCCTAGTgaatccgcacctgcgagccttacTGCCGCACCTGCAGCTCCGCACCTGTGGAATTTCCATCGCAAGTGCAGTTTCAACTCAATCCCAGAAGCCTCGCACATGCGGACCCCTTagcgcttctgcggaaactgtccgcttctgcgagccaagGCCTCCCTGGCCATCGCCGCTTCTGCGATGCATGCCCCGCATCGGCGTGTACGCTTCTGCGGCACAAggaccgcacttgcggtcccaaCTTCTCATGACCAAACTCACTTATGCGGCTCGAGGATGCGGCTCGAGGGCCGCTCTTGCGGTGCCACACCTGCGCCCCAAAATGCGctggtgcgattgcaccagtaGCAGTAGTGCTTCAGCAATGCACCAAGTCCAGTTTTTATCTGGATTCAATTcgaatcacacccggggcccctgggaccccgtctgaacatacaAAGAAGTCTtaaaaaatcatacgaacttaataGAGCCttaaaatcacaacaaataacaCTAAAAATACGGATTGCGcaccgattcaagcctaatgaactttaaaacttctaacttCCATATCCGAtatcaaaacctatcaaatcaagtccgattgatctcaaattttacacacaagtcataattaatattacggacctactcccacttcaggaatcagaatccgaccccaatatcaaaaagttcactcccggtcaaaccttccaaaaatcatccaacttCTGCCAATaatgccgaaatgacctacggacctctaaatcaatatccgaatacgctcctaagaccaaaattaccctacggagctattggaaccatcaaaactctattctggagtcgtcttcatataaGTCTAAACTACAGTCAACTCCTACGACTTTAACTttcaatttagggactatgtgtcgcATTTCTCTCAGAagccaaaaacaaaacctcccggcaagttccctaatcggggctattactctcaaaatgactggtcgcgCCGTTACCCTCGACCATTAAGAATATTTATTGATTTAGGTTGAATGTTAAGGGTTAGGGTTCAGGGTTGGGGTTATGGTTCATGGTTTATAGATCATTAAAAGGGTTTATTGGAAACTAATGATTGATGAAAAATAACACATGCTGTTAATGAATTAGAATATGTCCACGTGGCCTATCCCTAGCCAATTGTTTTTTGACTCGTTTAAAATTACTCATCTGATCGGccatcaaaaaatcaaaattactCACATTTCAAGTCGAGTTTTTACTTTCGAAAGAACTGACATTGCGCATTGCTGCTTGCCAGTTTATAACTACAACTCCGGTGAATGCTCGTATGTGGTTCTCAAAATGTTCGAAACCTAATGTATGATAAATTAACATTTTCATCCTTTTTTAATTTTAGGATTTCAAGTTTAGtgataaaaaaattcaatttcgTTGGATAGGATAAAAGATGTCAGTTTTTGGAATGAGACGATGATCTGCTAGATCTAAGAATTATTGACTTTATCAGCAGTTTGAAGTATGAAAAGGACGCTCTTAAGTGTGAAAGAATAGTTTTGCAGATAAAGGTGGCtgaacttgaaattttttttgcAATGGATATTCATGTAGAAGATGATGCTGATGGAAGGATTGAACTGGAGGCAGGGTATATTCCTATAGAAGATTATGTTGGAGGGATGGTTAAGATGAAGAAAAGCGAATTTGAATAAGTGGATTATGCTCTTGTGTATTGTTGTCGGATTTGTGACAGTTTGGGTGATGAAATAAAAAGGAATATTTGTTTGTTGGTAGGAATAATTTAATTATTCTAAATTTTCTTTGTTGGAAATATTTTGGATCATGTAATATTCTACTAAATGAAGGATATTAAACAGTTTTTTTTAGTAATATGATATTTGATAAAGTTATTAGACGCGAGTTTGAGTCTATTATGCAACTAAATAGCTAGTTTATTAATGGACCCAGTATCTACTATGCAACCAAGTAGCTAGTTTATTACTAGACACATTATCTATTACGCAATCTCTAGCTTGTTGTAATACAAAAAGGAAGtacatcaaaataaaattatAGTAATAACAGTTAATCAACAATAAGGTAGTTTCATTAAATAAAGGTAGATCCAAATATTACACTTACAACTAGTTCACCAATTGTTTTTATCTCATGACCAATTTAAAAACAGGAATTGATGGAACATCCTAGTCACCTTCACCTACTCCATCTGTTTCACTTTCTGACTCATCTTCATCATCTTCAGCTTATTCATCATCATTTTAGCAActgatttcttcttcatattACCTACATGTAAATATACAATCAGCTATGACTAGACTACAATCGGCTATGTAAAACTTACGattagaataagaaaaataaaccCCAGTTCTAGAAAACAACTATGACTAGACTACAATCGGCCACGTGTTTATTAATAAATATTAGGTCAACAGACTGATAAAATTTTAAGATACAGAGCCCAAAGATAGTCGAACAAGGAAATATATTCACCCACGCCTTATAAGATATGGTTATACAAAACTATATAGAATTTGCAAATGCATATGTACGAATCCCTCTACAAACCCCAAATCACAGTtgtaagaaatgaaaaaaaataagaatttggaattaacccaaaaataaaaagttttgagTAAAATATACATTGCTTGTTGGGTCTATATAGACGATTCAACCCAAAATCGAATCTTGATTCTTGTCAGAGGCCGCCGGAAACCACCGTGGTCGAGTGGGTGAGTGAGAGAGGGGacagagaagaaagagaaattgGCAGAAAAAACGAAGGAAATAAAAGTTTTTCATGTTTAATAGCTGACCTACAAGTCTTGAAGATTTTAAAAAGGCCCTAACCACCTTAACCCATTCATTTAGCCAATTTTCAAACCAAaagaaattgataaagaaaatagGAGGTCAATGGCCAATTTAAGTTTGGTGGAGGACTTTATGACAATTTCTCTCAAGTTACTTCGTAAgatgttatttttttattattattattattattattattattattattattattattattattattattattattattattacatatTGAACATGTAAGACTTTGTATGCTTTAAGAAATTATAATGTTTACTATATAGGAATTTCTCACAAttgttttttagttttttcttgttccactttaaatatttaaaaaataattagttAGACGGGTATTCCTTTGTGTAGAATTTTCTGTATAaagaatttaattgtttaattttaaaatgataTATTTATACAAGATAATATAGGCGTACAtgtgtttgattttaaaatatatgtgagtcATATATGTCACATGAATATTTAGCGTAATTTACCCTTATTTTATGAGGGAGCTAGcttcaaaagagaaatttcagTAAAATAATATTTGTGCACATGAAATCGGTGGGTGGCATACTGGCGTAAATCTTTACCCCTTACTAAAACCACGAAAAAGGACATAGAAACAGACAGCCAAAGGCTCCAGAGAAATGAAGTCACCTCcctcttcatctccttcttcctCTCTTCTTCTGAGAAAAACTCGGCTTTCTCCTTTTCTATTCACTTTATTAGCCTTCATCGTCTTCATTGCTGTTATTCTTTACAGTGAAGTCTTCAGTCAATGTGATACCAAACTCTCTGGCCTTCGCATTTCCATCTCAAGAATCAGTAAGTAATTCAAGCCCTTcgctttccttttctcttttataTTTAAGGCTTAGAAGAGTTGTCATTGTATTAATGAATTTAACTCAATGTAATAGATTTTTACATCCTTATCGTGTTATTTACCTTATATTTCAGTTATTAATTAATGCCATATATTATGGACATTTATACATAGTTATCTTTTAGACAATGACAGAACCACATGCAATGAACTTCATCGGAGAGATAGGATAAAATGTTGTTTTtcataaataaaattttgaattcctttgacatttaaatattattttgaacTCTCCTATCAGAATTGCTGGGTAAATGAATCTATAGAAATTAAACTCTGTATTTCTGTGCACGGTGAACTGTGTTTTGAATTATATTTTGTGGTGGTAGTGAAAAACAAGGAGAAATTGCCATTTGCTATAGGAGAAAGAGAAGAAGGGTGTGACGTATTCAAAGGAAGATGGGTTTGGGAGAAGAGCCGACCTTTATACGAGGAATACGAGTGTCCTTACATACAACCACAGTTAACTTGCCAAGAACACGGTCGTCCAGACAAAGACTATCAGCATTGGAGATGGCAACCTCATGCTTGCTCTCTTCCTAGGTAACCCACTTACTTTGTTTCTGTCAATTATTAGTATTAAATTTCTTGTTTCATTAGTGTATTATAAACTACTGATCATGACCAACATCCCATTTAGTTTAATCTAAATTCTCAATCTCGAGACCTATTTCCCACTATTGTAGTTTTTGtacacatataaaatttattaagttTAATCCGTACAAAATTTGAATTGAATCTTAATTTTATTtgggttaaataattaatttagactttacaaattaaattagtccattttattattttcaagccCTAAGTCCATTTTATCTTAAGGCCCAAACTCATGCCTTGTATCAAGTGACATGGCATATTCAGTCAAACTCAAAAGCCAATAAGATGACGCCACGTATGAAATGATGTGGCAATCTCAGTCTAAAACAGTGACCAATCAAGAGTTGCCAGGTGTCTAAAATGACATATCTTGGCCAATCACAAGCAAGCTTATCACATAGCTTATGTGATAAGTTTGATGATTCACATGAGCCAATCAGAAATCAAACAAGAGAGTTCATATGTAGCTGGACTGTTCATCCTTTAccactataaatagaggagttacATAACTCTCTAGGGAGATTCAGAGTTGAAGAAGAGCATTCCGCAATTAGTGAAGGCATCCGCAAATAGAGAGATCAATCATCAAGTACAAAGTTCTTCTACAAAGGAGTGGCCAACGGAGTTCTTCCCGGAGATCAACCCAAAACAACAAAGTACTACTCGACGTTCTTGGCGattaaatacatcacaaggaGGTCTACATCGTCCTCCATTCGAGAAAGACGTTTCTCAATCCCTCGAATTCACGGAGAATTTCATAGAGGAAATCAAGggaaaaaaagaatttttatttTCCGTACTACGAAAATTTGTTGCGAAAAGTCTTTTCATCGACCAAATTAATTaaaggtaaaattattttttttggctaGATGTAACTTAAAAAATTAACTATAAGGTCAAGGAGAGATTATTAGGAGTAAACCCAAGGGTGTGGTTTAGCTGTTAGTAGTAATGTTTAAatatattttctcatttttctaagTTTTACAATAGAAAAAGTTATCCTATAGCTACGCTGGAAGAGCTCCCGATAAAATAGTAGAGGCGCGGAAGAGTTAACCAAAACCCAGGCGGTATAAGAAGTCACTAGTAGTATATTAAGTTGGATTCGTTTACGTGTTTGTGCAATAAGTCATTAGGAGTCAACCTGAACTCTACTAGTTACTCCCAACTTTGTTGACTACATCCTAATAACGTATAAGtatatatttattgtttacttcaACCGCTCTATCTGCAATTGCCAAAACGTTGTACCATTGACTCATTGTTCATTGTTGGTCTTGTTCCTAGACCTGGGCGGTGCCCATTCTAAGCAGTAGCTCTGATCAAATTCGGCCTTTACGAGATCTTCATTATATTcttttaactctttaattttctAATTTCGTAAATCTTAATACTAATCAGGGAGAAGGGTTAAATTCGCTTCTTTCCTCTTTCAAATTGAGCAACTTCTCCCTTTATTAAATTATTTGTCCATTATTTATATACCCCGCCATTAGGACATGTTCTCTTTCTTGTCATTGATCGCGCAATTAAGGAGCTTCAACACAAGAGTAATTTTAAACGATAATCAAAAGTTGAGTAAATTTGGACTTCTTTTTCTCGCATAATTTGGACTTATAGCCACCACCCATTTCACATCGGAAGCCCGCTAATGGTAAAGGGAAATAGGAGGTGATTTGCTAACATCAAGGTTAtgaatggaccaaaattttacAGACATTTTCCCTACTAATAACTTTTGTAAATGCTAAATTCTATTGTTTCCATAAAATCATTGTAAAAATGGCTGAGCGTCACTAATATTTTGGTGACATGGCCCTTTCTTGACATCTTTAATTATTGTGCAAATGGCAGTTTCAATGCAACATTAGTGCTGGAAAGCCTTCGAGGGAAGAGGATGTTATTCGTTGGCGATTCCTTGAACAGAGGACAATTTGTTTCCATGGTTTGCCTTCTCCAAAGAATTATTCCCCAGAATGCCAAATCCATGGAAACTTTTGGTTCCCTCACTGTTTTCACTGCAAAGGTGTTTACAAATTACAAGCACGTTGAACTTACACATGAATTccgtggatatatatatatatatatatatatatatatatatatatatatatatatatatatatatatatatatattgatctgATTAATTAATCTTGCAGGATTACAATGCAAAAATTGAGTATTACTGGGCACCATTTCTGCTAGAATCAAATGCCGATGATGCAGTCATACATAGGATTACTGATAGAATTGTCCGTAAAGGTTCAATAAATAAGCACGGTAAAAATTGGAAAGGGGCTGACATAATTGTGTTCAACACTTATCTTTGGTGGATGACCGGCATGCCATTCAAGATTTTGTAATTTCTTGGGCTCGCTTTTTCCTTTTAGGTGTTCATATAGGGGTTGATATTGAAAAAAAATCCTATTCATGTCCAGTGTTTAATTGATACAGGCAAAACGGGTCTTTCAAGGATGGTGTGAAAGATATGATACAAGTGTCCACAGAGGATGCATATCGCTTGGCAATGAAGAGTATGTTGAGATGGGTGAAGAGGAATATGGATCCAAAGAAAAACAGAGTATTTTTCACTAGCATGTCACCTTCTCATCATAAGTGAGTAAATCTTACATGTATATTACTTAGGTTCTATTCCTTCCGCTTATACTACCACCGTCTCCTTAGTAATGGACCCATAAATTTTAGAATCACGGGTGCTCATATGCTTTTAGAATCAGTGACAGACCCACTAGTAATATTTGTATGTATTACTAGTTTCCTCTAGAATAAATAGTTTTTGGGTCCAAAATTAATTGGGGCTTGAGCACCTAGAAGTGGCAACGTATAAAGATCTGCCATTGTCTCCCCCAAAGGTCCGGCCCTTTCccggagcttagtgcaccgggctgcccttatTGTCCCCCAAAATAAatgtacaaaaaaaaaagtttccaTGTCCTTCCTTATTTTCTGTTCTTTATTTGATTTTAGTGTTTCAACAAAGAAGAGAAGTATGCAGAATCAGATGATGAGAATATGATTGATCAAAGGAATCGGACAGCTAAATGGAAAAGACAACTTTTTGATTGATCCAAGAGTTTCCCATTTAGTCTAGCAAAGCGCATGTTGAGGACTTGCAGTTATATATATTACATTACATTgttaaattttataaatttggattAGCATTTTAGATCAAGTATAACGATAAGTCTTTGTCAATCTGGCAGGAGCATAGATTGGGGAGGTGAACCTGATAGGAATTGTTACAATGAAACTACAAAGATTGAGGATCCAAGTTACTGGGGATTAGATAGCAGCAAAAGCGTAATGCAAGTGATTGGAGAAGTATTTAGTAAATCA
The sequence above is drawn from the Nicotiana tabacum cultivar K326 chromosome 13, ASM71507v2, whole genome shotgun sequence genome and encodes:
- the LOC107763838 gene encoding protein trichome birefringence-like 33 yields the protein MKSPPSSSPSSSLLLRKTRLSPFLFTLLAFIVFIAVILYSEVFSQCDTKLSGLRISISRIMKNKEKLPFAIGEREEGCDVFKGRWVWEKSRPLYEEYECPYIQPQLTCQEHGRPDKDYQHWRWQPHACSLPSFNATLVLESLRGKRMLFVGDSLNRGQFVSMVCLLQRIIPQNAKSMETFGSLTVFTAKDYNAKIEYYWAPFLLESNADDAVIHRITDRIVRKGSINKHGKNWKGADIIVFNTYLWWMTGMPFKILQNGSFKDGVKDMIQVSTEDAYRLAMKSMLRWVKRNMDPKKNRVFFTSMSPSHHKSIDWGGEPDRNCYNETTKIEDPSYWGLDSSKSVMQVIGEVFSKSEVPISFLNITQLSSYRKDAHTSIYKKQWNPLTPEQLANPVSYADCTHWCLPGLQDTWNELLFAKLFYP